A part of Desulfotomaculum nigrificans DSM 574 genomic DNA contains:
- a CDS encoding nucleotidyltransferase domain-containing protein produces the protein MEIIELMARDIASKFNPLKVIVFGSWARGEAGPDSDVDLLVILNCTRDKKRDMQVAIRKELRKFKVPKDIVVATPEDIEEYKDAWWTVYHPALQEGKVLYEQ, from the coding sequence GTGGAAATCATTGAGCTAATGGCCAGGGATATAGCCAGTAAATTTAATCCATTAAAGGTTATTGTTTTTGGTTCCTGGGCCAGAGGGGAAGCAGGGCCGGACAGTGATGTGGATTTACTGGTTATTCTTAACTGTACAAGGGATAAAAAAAGAGATATGCAGGTTGCCATAAGAAAAGAGCTGCGGAAATTCAAGGTTCCCAAGGACATAGTGGTAGCAACGCCGGAAGATATTGAGGAATATAAGGATGCCTGGTGGACTGTCTACCACCCCGCCCTGCAAGAAGGGAAGGTGCTTTATGAGCAATAA